A DNA window from Streptomyces parvus contains the following coding sequences:
- the leuC gene encoding 3-isopropylmalate dehydratase large subunit — protein MGRTLAEKVWDDHVVRRAEGEPDLLFIDLHLLHEVTSPQAFDGLRQAGRPVRRLDLTIATEDHNTPTLDIDKPIADPVSRAQLETLRKNCADFGVRLHPLGDVEQGVVHVVGPQLGLTQPGTTVVCGDSHTSTHGAFGALAFGIGTSQVEHVLATQTLPLARPKTMAITVEGELPDEVTAKDLILAIIARIGTGGGQGYILEYRGSAIEKLSMEARMTICNMSIEAGARAGMIAPDATTFDYLKGRDHAPQGEEWDAAVAYWNTLRSDDDAVFDAEVVIDATELAPFVTWGTNPGQGAPLSANVPDPASYEDASERHAAEKALEYMGLSAGQPLREISVDTVFVGSCTNGRIEDLRNAASILDGRKVASGVRMLVVPGSVRVALQAVSEGLDKVFTEAGAEWRHAGCSMCLGMNPDQLAPGERSASTSNRNFEGRQGKGGRTHLVSPQVAAATAVLGHLASPADLSDARTPAGVR, from the coding sequence ATGGGTAGGACACTCGCGGAGAAGGTCTGGGACGACCATGTCGTCCGGCGCGCGGAGGGCGAGCCCGACCTTCTCTTCATCGATCTGCACCTGCTGCACGAGGTGACCAGCCCGCAGGCCTTCGACGGGCTGCGGCAGGCCGGACGTCCCGTGCGGCGCCTCGACCTCACCATCGCCACCGAGGACCACAACACCCCGACCCTCGACATCGACAAGCCGATCGCGGACCCCGTCTCCCGCGCCCAGTTGGAGACGCTGCGCAAGAACTGCGCGGACTTCGGCGTCCGGCTGCACCCGCTGGGCGACGTCGAGCAGGGCGTCGTGCACGTGGTCGGCCCGCAGCTGGGGCTGACCCAGCCCGGCACCACCGTGGTCTGCGGCGACTCCCACACGTCCACGCACGGCGCGTTCGGGGCGCTGGCGTTCGGCATCGGCACCAGCCAGGTCGAGCACGTCCTGGCCACCCAGACGCTGCCCCTGGCCCGCCCGAAGACCATGGCCATCACGGTCGAGGGCGAACTGCCCGACGAGGTCACCGCGAAGGACCTGATCCTGGCGATCATCGCCCGGATCGGCACCGGCGGCGGCCAGGGCTACATCCTCGAATACCGCGGCTCCGCCATCGAGAAGCTCTCGATGGAGGCCCGGATGACCATCTGCAACATGTCGATCGAGGCGGGCGCCCGCGCCGGCATGATCGCCCCCGACGCCACCACCTTCGACTACCTCAAGGGCCGCGACCACGCCCCGCAGGGCGAGGAGTGGGACGCCGCCGTCGCGTACTGGAACACCCTGCGCTCCGACGACGACGCCGTGTTCGACGCCGAGGTCGTCATCGACGCCACCGAACTGGCCCCGTTCGTCACCTGGGGCACCAACCCCGGCCAGGGCGCGCCTCTGTCGGCCAACGTCCCCGACCCGGCTTCGTACGAGGACGCCTCGGAGCGCCACGCCGCCGAAAAGGCCCTGGAGTACATGGGGTTGTCCGCGGGACAGCCGCTGCGCGAGATCAGCGTCGACACCGTCTTCGTAGGTTCCTGCACCAACGGCCGGATCGAGGACCTGCGCAACGCGGCCTCGATCCTGGACGGCCGCAAAGTCGCGAGCGGCGTACGGATGCTGGTCGTCCCCGGCTCGGTGCGGGTCGCCCTCCAGGCCGTCTCGGAGGGCCTGGACAAGGTCTTCACCGAGGCCGGCGCCGAATGGCGGCACGCGGGTTGCTCGATGTGCCTCGGCATGAACCCCGACCAGCTGGCCCCCGGCGAGCGCTCCGCCTCCACCTCGAACCGCAACTTCGAGGGCAGGCAGGGCAAGGGCGGCCGCACCCACCTGGTCTCGCCCCAGGTCGCCGCCGCCACCGCGGTGCTGGGCCATCTGGCCTCGCCCGCCGACCTGTCCGACGCCCGTACCCCCGCCGGAGTCCGATAG
- the cofC gene encoding 2-phospho-L-lactate guanylyltransferase: MTRTEGEIATNTDPAGAWSLVVPLKPLARAKSRLGRAAGEDARPLLALAFAQDTVAAALACPRVRDVVVVTDDAVAAAALSALGARIVPDAPGAGLNAALAHGARSARALRPAAAVAALNADLPALRSGELARVLDFASAFPSAFLRDAAGIGTTFLAATSGAEFRPAFGGPSGPRHLASGAVEIALSGVESVRRDVDTGEDLRVALALGVGPHTARLAAVPAFARDR; encoded by the coding sequence CTGACGCGTACGGAGGGGGAGATCGCCACGAACACCGATCCGGCCGGGGCCTGGTCCCTGGTCGTTCCGCTGAAGCCGCTCGCCCGGGCCAAGAGCCGCCTGGGACGGGCGGCGGGCGAGGATGCGCGGCCGCTGCTGGCCCTGGCGTTCGCCCAGGACACGGTGGCCGCGGCGCTGGCCTGTCCCCGGGTGCGGGATGTGGTGGTCGTCACGGACGACGCGGTGGCCGCGGCGGCCCTCTCCGCGCTCGGGGCCCGGATCGTGCCGGACGCTCCGGGGGCCGGGCTCAACGCGGCGCTCGCGCACGGCGCGCGCTCGGCGCGGGCCCTGCGGCCCGCTGCCGCGGTGGCCGCGCTCAACGCGGATCTGCCGGCGCTGCGCAGCGGTGAATTGGCGCGGGTGCTCGATTTTGCCTCCGCTTTTCCCAGCGCTTTTCTCCGGGACGCGGCGGGAATCGGAACGACATTTCTGGCCGCTACGAGCGGCGCGGAATTCCGTCCGGCTTTCGGTGGGCCGTCCGGGCCCCGGCATCTGGCGTCGGGGGCGGTGGAAATAGCGCTGTCCGGAGTCGAGTCGGTGCGCCGGGACGTGGATACGGGCGAGGACCTGCGGGTCGCCCTGGCCCTGGGGGTGGGGCCGCACACGGCGCGGCTCGCGGCCGTGCCCGCCTTCGCCCGCGACCGATAG
- a CDS encoding 1-acyl-sn-glycerol-3-phosphate acyltransferase produces MSRRRIGFWYRLAAVIAKPPLVVLFKRDWRGMEHIPADGGFITAVNHNSYLDPLSYGHFQYNTGRVPRLLAKAALFRTPFVGMMLRGTGQIPVYRETTNALDAFRAAVDAIERGECVAFYPEGTLTRDPDMWPMAGKTGAARVALMTKAPVIPVAQWGANLAMPPYAKEHKFRLFPRKTLQVQAGPPVDLSRFHGLEPTPEVLREATEVIMAAVTRQLEDLRGEKAPAELYDHRKARAEQRRRAQGKGPT; encoded by the coding sequence GTGTCCCGCCGCAGAATCGGCTTCTGGTACCGCCTGGCGGCGGTCATCGCCAAGCCGCCACTGGTGGTCCTGTTCAAGCGCGACTGGCGGGGGATGGAGCACATTCCGGCCGACGGCGGATTCATCACCGCCGTCAATCACAACTCCTATCTGGACCCGCTCTCCTACGGCCACTTCCAGTACAACACCGGGCGGGTGCCCCGACTCCTGGCGAAGGCCGCCCTCTTCCGCACCCCGTTCGTCGGGATGATGCTGCGCGGCACCGGCCAGATCCCCGTCTACCGCGAGACCACCAACGCCCTGGACGCCTTCCGGGCCGCCGTGGACGCCATCGAGCGCGGCGAGTGCGTCGCCTTCTACCCCGAGGGCACCCTCACCCGGGACCCCGACATGTGGCCGATGGCCGGGAAGACCGGGGCCGCCCGGGTCGCCCTGATGACCAAGGCGCCCGTCATCCCGGTCGCCCAGTGGGGCGCGAACCTCGCGATGCCGCCGTACGCCAAGGAGCACAAGTTCCGGCTCTTCCCCCGCAAGACGCTCCAGGTGCAGGCCGGACCGCCTGTCGACCTCAGTCGCTTCCACGGCCTGGAGCCCACGCCGGAGGTGCTGCGCGAGGCGACCGAGGTCATCATGGCGGCGGTCACCCGCCAGCTGGAGGACCTGCGCGGCGAGAAGGCGCCCGCCGAGCTCTACGATCACCGCAAAGCCCGTGCTGAACAACGGCGCAGGGCCCAGGGAAAGGGACCCACGTGA
- a CDS encoding HAD family hydrolase: MPIRAVLWDIDDTIFDYAGADRTGMRQHLGLAGLPEAYASVDEALDAWKAITVRHWARVAAGQTDFLGQRRDRVREFLSRAMTDAEADDWFAGHVTHYEAAWALFPDVLPALDRLVPDYRHAILSNSSTDHQHRKLTALGVRDRFEAMVCAVELGISKPEAGAFHAACEALALEPHEVAYVGDEPDIDASGAVAAGLTGIWLDRRGRGGRSDLVRITGLDQLPGLLAGDTRFGAPDTFG; the protein is encoded by the coding sequence ATGCCGATCCGCGCCGTGCTCTGGGACATCGACGACACGATCTTCGACTACGCGGGTGCCGACCGCACGGGCATGCGGCAGCATCTGGGGCTCGCGGGGCTTCCCGAGGCGTACGCATCGGTCGACGAGGCCCTCGACGCCTGGAAGGCGATCACCGTCCGGCACTGGGCGCGCGTCGCCGCCGGGCAGACGGACTTCCTCGGGCAGCGCCGGGACCGGGTGCGGGAGTTCCTCTCGCGGGCCATGACGGACGCCGAGGCCGACGACTGGTTCGCCGGCCATGTGACCCACTACGAGGCCGCCTGGGCGCTCTTCCCGGACGTGCTGCCGGCCCTGGACCGCCTGGTGCCCGACTACCGTCACGCGATCCTGTCCAACTCCAGCACCGACCACCAGCACCGCAAGCTCACCGCGCTCGGCGTCCGGGACCGCTTCGAGGCGATGGTCTGCGCCGTGGAGCTCGGCATCTCCAAACCGGAGGCCGGCGCCTTCCACGCGGCCTGCGAGGCGCTCGCGCTGGAGCCGCACGAAGTGGCGTACGTGGGCGACGAGCCGGACATCGACGCGAGCGGAGCCGTCGCCGCCGGACTCACCGGCATCTGGCTCGACCGGCGGGGCAGGGGCGGACGCTCCGATCTCGTGCGGATCACCGGGCTCGACCAACTGCCGGGCCTGCTGGCAGGCGATACCCGTTTTGGAGCGCCGGACACCTTCGGGTAA
- a CDS encoding fumarylacetoacetate hydrolase family protein → MRIARFSIDGNVAFGAVEGQGTVESGDLVLDIIKGIPYADFELSGTKVPLNKVRLLPPVLPNKVVAIGRNYAEHAAELGHELPEAPITFFKPTTSVIGSGDAIEYPSFSEELHHEAELAVVIGRMCREVPRERVKDVVFGYTCANDVTARDVQKREKQWARAKGFDTSCPLGPWVETDVDPHDLTIQATVNGEQRQLGRTSDMVRSIEDLVVHITEAMTLLPGDVILTGTPAGVGPLHVGDEVAVTIEGIGTLTNKVIKRG, encoded by the coding sequence GTGCGCATCGCCAGGTTCTCCATCGACGGCAATGTCGCCTTCGGCGCCGTCGAGGGACAGGGCACCGTGGAATCCGGTGACCTCGTCCTCGACATCATCAAGGGCATTCCGTATGCCGACTTCGAGCTCTCGGGCACCAAAGTCCCGCTGAACAAGGTCCGGCTGCTGCCCCCCGTGCTCCCCAACAAGGTCGTGGCCATCGGCCGCAACTACGCGGAGCACGCCGCCGAACTCGGCCACGAGCTCCCCGAAGCGCCGATCACCTTCTTCAAGCCCACCACCTCGGTGATCGGCTCCGGCGACGCGATCGAGTACCCCTCCTTCTCCGAAGAGCTGCACCACGAGGCCGAGCTGGCCGTGGTCATCGGCCGCATGTGCCGCGAGGTCCCCCGCGAGCGCGTCAAGGACGTCGTCTTCGGCTACACCTGCGCGAACGACGTCACCGCCCGCGATGTGCAGAAGCGCGAGAAGCAGTGGGCCCGCGCCAAGGGCTTCGACACCTCCTGCCCGCTGGGCCCCTGGGTGGAGACCGACGTCGACCCCCACGACCTCACCATCCAGGCGACGGTCAACGGCGAGCAGCGGCAGCTCGGCCGCACGAGCGACATGGTCCGCTCCATCGAGGACCTGGTCGTCCACATCACGGAGGCCATGACCCTCCTCCCGGGCGACGTCATCCTCACGGGCACCCCCGCAGGGGTCGGACCCCTGCACGTCGGCGACGAGGTCGCCGTCACCATCGAAGGCATCGGCACTCTCACCAACAAGGTGATCAAGCGTGGCTAA
- the leuD gene encoding 3-isopropylmalate dehydratase small subunit, which produces MEAFTTHTGRVVPLRRSNVDTDQIIPAHWLKKVTRDGFEDGLFEAWRKDENFVLNRPERQGASVLVAGPDFGTGSSREHAVWALQNYGFKTVISSRFADIFRGNSLKNGLLTVVLEQKVVDALWELTEADPTAEVTVDLEARQVRAEGITADFELDENARWRLLNGLDDISLTLQNEADIAAYEASRPAFKPRTIAA; this is translated from the coding sequence ATGGAAGCCTTCACCACGCACACCGGCCGGGTCGTCCCGCTGCGCCGCAGCAACGTCGACACCGACCAGATCATCCCCGCCCACTGGCTGAAGAAGGTCACTCGCGACGGGTTCGAGGACGGCCTCTTCGAAGCCTGGCGCAAGGACGAGAACTTCGTCCTCAACCGCCCCGAACGCCAGGGCGCCTCGGTCCTGGTCGCCGGTCCCGACTTCGGTACGGGCTCCTCCCGCGAACACGCGGTCTGGGCCCTGCAGAACTACGGCTTCAAGACGGTCATCTCCTCCCGCTTCGCCGACATCTTCCGCGGCAACTCGCTGAAGAACGGCCTGCTCACGGTGGTGCTGGAGCAGAAGGTCGTCGACGCCCTCTGGGAGCTGACGGAGGCCGACCCGACCGCCGAGGTGACCGTCGACCTGGAGGCGCGTCAGGTCCGCGCCGAGGGCATCACCGCCGACTTCGAGCTGGACGAGAACGCCCGCTGGCGGCTGCTGAACGGCCTCGACGACATCAGCCTCACCCTTCAGAACGAAGCGGACATCGCCGCGTACGAGGCGTCCAGGCCCGCCTTCAAGCCGCGTACCATTGCCGCCTGA
- a CDS encoding DUF3515 domain-containing protein, whose product MTSSARRSPRSIFLGPSAAVLVLAAAGCSLSDVQPSVPVPTPSAEAAAYCEALHEELPGTVLGLERSDPSPDSELTAGWGDGAIVLRCGVPRPAKMDDPQSEGVEADGVQWLLEEPEGSGPRFTTTYRKAYVEVTLDSTYAHDITPLASFAGPVAETVPSRF is encoded by the coding sequence GTGACGTCATCCGCCCGCCGTTCCCCCCGCTCGATATTCCTCGGTCCGTCCGCTGCCGTGCTCGTGCTGGCCGCGGCGGGCTGTTCCCTGAGCGACGTCCAGCCCTCGGTCCCGGTTCCCACACCGTCCGCGGAGGCCGCCGCGTACTGCGAGGCCCTCCACGAGGAACTGCCCGGGACCGTCCTCGGACTGGAACGCAGTGACCCGTCCCCCGATTCGGAGCTGACCGCCGGGTGGGGGGACGGGGCGATCGTACTGCGCTGCGGGGTCCCCCGGCCCGCGAAGATGGACGACCCCCAGTCGGAGGGCGTCGAGGCGGACGGGGTGCAGTGGCTGCTGGAGGAGCCCGAGGGCTCCGGTCCGCGGTTCACCACCACGTACCGCAAGGCGTACGTCGAGGTCACGCTGGATTCGACGTACGCCCACGACATCACGCCGCTGGCCTCGTTCGCCGGCCCGGTCGCGGAGACGGTCCCGAGCCGGTTCTGA
- a CDS encoding NAD(P)H-dependent glycerol-3-phosphate dehydrogenase, producing MTHPVKAAVFGTGSWGTAFAVILADAGCDVTLWGRRAEVAEAVNTTHTNPDYLPGIVLPDSIRATTDAAEALRGAEFAFLVVPSQTLRANLADWAPHLGPDTVLVSLMKGVELGTAELMSEVIADVTKVSADRIAVVSGPNLAKEIAERRPAAAVVACSDESVAQRLQAACHTAYFRPYTNTDVVGCELGGAVKNVIGLAVGIADGMGLGDNTKGSLITRGLAETTRLGLAMGADPLTFSGLAGLGDLVATCSSPLSRNHTFGTNLGRGMTLQETIAVTKQTAEGVKSCESVLDLARRHGVDMPITETVVSIVHEGKSPVVAVKELMSRSAKAERR from the coding sequence GTGACGCACCCCGTAAAAGCAGCCGTCTTCGGAACCGGCTCATGGGGTACGGCCTTCGCCGTGATCCTCGCCGACGCGGGCTGCGACGTCACCCTCTGGGGCCGCCGCGCCGAGGTCGCCGAGGCCGTCAACACCACGCACACCAACCCGGACTACCTCCCGGGCATCGTGCTCCCCGACTCCATCCGCGCCACCACCGACGCCGCCGAGGCCCTGCGCGGCGCGGAGTTCGCCTTCCTGGTCGTGCCCTCCCAGACGCTGCGCGCCAACCTCGCCGACTGGGCCCCGCACCTGGGGCCGGACACCGTCCTGGTCTCCCTGATGAAGGGCGTCGAACTGGGCACCGCCGAGTTGATGAGCGAGGTGATCGCGGACGTCACCAAGGTCTCCGCCGACCGCATCGCCGTCGTCTCGGGCCCCAACCTCGCCAAGGAGATCGCGGAGCGCCGCCCCGCCGCGGCCGTCGTCGCCTGCTCCGACGAGTCCGTCGCCCAGCGCCTCCAGGCCGCCTGCCACACCGCGTACTTCCGCCCGTACACCAACACCGACGTGGTCGGCTGCGAGCTCGGCGGCGCCGTGAAGAACGTCATCGGTCTCGCCGTCGGCATCGCTGACGGCATGGGCCTCGGCGACAACACCAAGGGCTCCCTCATCACCCGGGGCCTCGCCGAGACCACCCGACTGGGCCTGGCCATGGGCGCGGACCCGTTGACGTTCTCCGGCCTCGCCGGCCTGGGCGACCTGGTGGCCACCTGCTCCTCGCCGCTCTCGCGGAACCACACCTTCGGCACCAACCTCGGCCGCGGCATGACGCTCCAGGAGACGATCGCCGTCACCAAGCAGACCGCCGAGGGCGTCAAGTCCTGCGAATCGGTCCTCGACCTGGCCCGCAGGCACGGGGTCGACATGCCCATCACCGAGACCGTCGTCTCGATCGTCCACGAGGGCAAGTCGCCGGTGGTCGCCGTCAAGGAGCTGATGTCGCGGAGCGCCAAGGCCGAGCGACGCTGA
- a CDS encoding D-alanine--D-alanine ligase family protein, with the protein MSSENLPQSPERAESPEPHGRKPRVAVVFGGRSSEHGISVVTAGAVMKAIDRTKYDVLPIGITTDGRWALTADEPERMAITDRKVPDVDRLTGSAEGSVVLSVDPGSREVVYTEPGAVPKALGEVDVVFPVLHGPYGEDGTLQGLLELSGVPYVGAGVLASAVGQDKEYMKRVFISFGLPVGPYEVVRPREWDNDPAAARKRIVDFAGEHGWPLFIKPARGGSSVGITKVDGLEGLDEAIEEARRHDPKFLVESLLRGREIECGVLEFEDGPRASVPAEIPPVTAHDFYDFEAKYIDSATGLVPAPLTEEQTAEVQRLAVAAFDAVSCEGLVRADFFLTEDGTFVINEINTLPGFTPISMYPRMWQESGVDYPELVDRLIQAALTRSTGLR; encoded by the coding sequence ATGAGCAGCGAGAACCTCCCCCAGAGCCCTGAGCGCGCCGAGAGCCCTGAGCCGCACGGCCGTAAACCCCGTGTGGCCGTCGTGTTCGGCGGTCGCAGCTCCGAACACGGCATCTCGGTCGTCACGGCCGGCGCCGTCATGAAGGCCATCGACCGGACGAAGTACGACGTCCTGCCGATCGGCATCACGACGGACGGCCGCTGGGCGCTCACCGCCGACGAGCCCGAACGCATGGCCATCACCGACCGCAAGGTCCCCGACGTGGACCGGCTCACCGGATCCGCCGAGGGCAGCGTCGTGCTCTCCGTGGACCCGGGCAGCCGCGAGGTCGTCTACACCGAGCCCGGCGCGGTGCCCAAGGCGCTGGGCGAGGTCGACGTCGTCTTCCCCGTGCTGCACGGCCCGTACGGGGAGGACGGCACCCTCCAGGGCCTTCTCGAACTCTCCGGTGTGCCCTACGTCGGTGCGGGCGTCCTCGCCTCCGCCGTCGGCCAGGACAAGGAGTACATGAAGCGCGTCTTCATCTCCTTCGGGCTGCCCGTCGGACCCTACGAGGTCGTCCGGCCCCGCGAGTGGGACAACGACCCCGCCGCCGCCCGCAAGCGGATTGTCGACTTCGCCGGCGAGCACGGCTGGCCGCTGTTCATCAAGCCCGCCCGCGGCGGCTCCTCGGTGGGCATCACCAAGGTCGACGGCCTCGAAGGGCTCGACGAGGCGATCGAGGAGGCCCGCCGACACGACCCGAAGTTCCTCGTCGAGTCGCTGCTGCGCGGCCGTGAGATCGAGTGCGGGGTGCTGGAGTTCGAGGACGGCCCGCGCGCCAGCGTGCCCGCCGAGATCCCGCCGGTCACCGCGCACGACTTCTACGACTTCGAGGCCAAGTACATCGACTCGGCCACGGGTCTGGTGCCGGCGCCGCTCACCGAGGAGCAGACCGCCGAGGTGCAGCGGCTCGCCGTCGCCGCCTTCGACGCGGTCTCCTGCGAGGGCCTGGTACGCGCCGACTTCTTCCTCACCGAGGACGGCACCTTCGTCATCAACGAGATCAACACCCTGCCGGGCTTCACCCCGATCTCCATGTACCCGCGCATGTGGCAGGAGAGCGGCGTCGACTACCCGGAGCTGGTCGACCGGCTGATCCAGGCCGCGTTGACCCGCTCCACCGGACTGCGCTGA
- the gltX gene encoding glutamate--tRNA ligase has protein sequence MANAPVRVRFCPSPTGNPHVGLVRTALFNWAFARHHQGTLVFRIEDTDAARDSEESYQQLLDSMRWLGLDWDEGPEIGGPHAPYRQSQRMDLYKDVAEKLLAAGYAYPCYCTTEELDTRRDAARAAGKPSGYDGHCRDLTAEQKAAYEAEGRTSIVRFRMPDEAITFTDLVRGEITVQPENVPDYGIVRANGAPLYTLVNPVDDALMEITHVLRGEDLLSSTPRQIALYRALIELGIAKDTPAFGHLPYVMGEGNKKLSKRDPQASLNLYRERGFLPEGLLNYLSLLGWSIAEDRDIFSMDELVAAFDIKDVNANPARFDLKKCEHINAEHIRMLDVKTFTEACGPWLKAPFAPWAPEAFDAEKWTRIAPYAQTRVTVLSDITDNVDFLFLDEPVDDEASWTKAMKGDPVALLTTARANLEAADWSDPESLKNAVLAAGEAHGLKLGKAQAPVRVAVTGRTVGLPLFESLEILGREKSLARVDAALAKLAG, from the coding sequence GTGGCTAACGCACCCGTCCGTGTACGTTTCTGTCCCTCCCCGACCGGAAACCCCCACGTGGGCCTGGTCCGGACGGCCCTTTTCAACTGGGCCTTCGCCCGGCACCACCAGGGCACCCTGGTCTTCCGGATCGAGGACACCGACGCGGCGCGCGACTCCGAGGAGTCCTACCAGCAGCTGCTCGACTCGATGCGCTGGCTCGGCCTGGACTGGGACGAGGGCCCCGAGATCGGCGGCCCGCACGCCCCCTACCGCCAGTCGCAGCGGATGGACCTGTACAAGGACGTCGCCGAGAAGCTCCTCGCCGCCGGGTACGCCTACCCCTGCTACTGCACCACCGAGGAGCTGGACACCCGCCGCGACGCCGCCCGCGCCGCCGGGAAGCCGTCCGGCTACGACGGCCACTGCCGTGACCTCACCGCCGAGCAGAAGGCGGCGTACGAGGCCGAGGGCCGCACCTCGATCGTCCGCTTCCGGATGCCCGACGAGGCGATCACCTTCACCGACCTGGTCCGCGGCGAGATCACCGTCCAGCCGGAGAACGTCCCCGACTACGGCATCGTCCGCGCCAACGGGGCCCCGCTCTACACCCTGGTCAACCCGGTCGACGACGCCCTGATGGAGATCACCCACGTCCTGCGCGGCGAGGACCTGCTCTCCTCCACCCCGCGCCAGATCGCCCTGTACCGGGCGCTCATCGAGCTGGGCATCGCGAAGGACACCCCCGCCTTCGGCCACCTGCCGTACGTCATGGGCGAGGGCAACAAGAAGCTCTCCAAGCGCGACCCGCAGGCATCCCTCAACCTCTACCGGGAGCGCGGCTTCCTTCCCGAGGGCCTGCTGAACTACCTCTCGCTGCTCGGCTGGTCGATCGCCGAGGACCGCGACATCTTCTCGATGGACGAACTGGTCGCCGCGTTCGACATCAAGGACGTCAACGCGAACCCGGCCCGCTTCGACCTCAAGAAGTGCGAGCACATCAACGCCGAGCACATCCGCATGCTCGATGTGAAGACCTTCACCGAGGCCTGCGGCCCCTGGCTGAAGGCCCCCTTCGCACCCTGGGCCCCCGAGGCCTTCGACGCGGAGAAGTGGACCAGGATCGCCCCGTACGCCCAGACCCGGGTCACGGTGCTCTCCGACATCACCGACAACGTCGACTTCCTCTTCCTCGACGAGCCGGTGGACGACGAGGCCTCCTGGACCAAGGCGATGAAGGGCGACCCGGTGGCCCTGCTCACCACGGCCCGCGCCAACCTGGAGGCGGCCGACTGGAGCGACCCGGAGTCGCTGAAGAACGCCGTCCTGGCCGCCGGCGAGGCCCACGGCCTCAAGCTCGGCAAGGCCCAGGCCCCGGTCCGCGTCGCCGTCACCGGCCGCACGGTGGGCCTGCCGCTCTTCGAGTCCCTGGAGATCCTGGGCCGCGAGAAGAGCCTGGCCCGCGTGGACGCCGCGCTGGCGAAGCTGGCCGGGTAA
- the ndgR gene encoding IclR family transcriptional regulator NdgR — MDNSSGVGVLDKAALVLSALESGPATLAGLVAATGLARPTAHRLAVALEHHRMVARDMQGRFILGPRLSELAAAAGEDRLLATAGPVLTHLRDITGESAQLYRRQGDMRICVAAAERLSGLRDTVPVGSTLTMKAGSSAQILMAWEEPERLHRGLQGARFTATALSGVRRRGWAQSIGEREPGVASVSAPVRGPSNRVVAAVSISGPIERLTRHPGRMHAQAVIDSAARLTEALRRSG; from the coding sequence ATGGACAACTCTAGCGGCGTCGGCGTTCTCGACAAGGCAGCTCTGGTATTGAGCGCCCTGGAGTCCGGTCCGGCCACCCTCGCCGGGCTGGTCGCGGCGACCGGGCTCGCACGGCCCACGGCCCACCGTCTGGCCGTGGCACTGGAACACCACCGGATGGTGGCGAGGGATATGCAGGGCCGGTTCATTCTCGGCCCCCGGCTGTCGGAACTGGCAGCCGCGGCGGGCGAGGACCGCCTGCTGGCCACGGCCGGTCCGGTACTCACCCACCTGCGCGACATCACCGGCGAGAGCGCGCAGCTCTACCGCCGGCAGGGCGACATGCGGATCTGCGTGGCGGCGGCGGAACGGCTGTCCGGACTCCGGGACACGGTGCCGGTCGGCTCCACGCTCACGATGAAGGCGGGCTCCTCCGCCCAGATCCTGATGGCCTGGGAGGAGCCGGAGCGCCTGCACCGGGGCCTCCAGGGCGCCCGCTTCACGGCGACGGCGCTCTCCGGCGTACGCAGGCGGGGCTGGGCCCAGTCGATCGGCGAGCGGGAGCCGGGCGTCGCCTCGGTCTCGGCTCCGGTGCGCGGCCCCTCGAACCGGGTGGTCGCCGCAGTCTCGATCTCCGGACCGATCGAGCGGCTGACCCGCCACCCGGGCCGGATGCACGCTCAGGCGGTCATCGACTCGGCGGCACGGCTGACCGAGGCCCTGCGCCGCAGCGGCTGA
- a CDS encoding HU family DNA-binding protein: MNKAQLVEAIADKVGGRQQAADAVDAVLDAIVRAVVAGDRVSVTGFGSFEKVDRPARYARNPQTGERVRVKKTSVPRFRAGQGFKDLVSGSKKLPKNDVAVKKAPKGSLSGGSSAARTTVKAAAAKKSAAKKATAKKATAKKATPAKTTAAKKTTAKKTTGTAKKTSAAAKKATPAKKVTATAKKTAPAKKATAKKAPAKKTTARTTTAKKATARKK; this comes from the coding sequence GTGAACAAGGCGCAGCTCGTAGAAGCGATTGCCGACAAGGTCGGCGGCCGCCAGCAGGCCGCGGACGCCGTCGACGCGGTACTCGACGCGATCGTCCGTGCCGTTGTCGCCGGGGACCGTGTCTCGGTCACCGGCTTCGGCTCGTTCGAGAAGGTCGACCGCCCCGCCCGGTACGCCCGCAACCCGCAGACGGGTGAGCGCGTCCGGGTCAAGAAGACCTCGGTGCCCCGTTTCCGTGCGGGCCAGGGCTTCAAGGACCTGGTGAGCGGCTCGAAGAAGCTCCCCAAGAACGACGTGGCCGTCAAGAAGGCCCCCAAGGGCAGCCTCTCGGGCGGATCTTCCGCCGCCCGCACGACGGTGAAGGCCGCCGCCGCCAAGAAGTCGGCCGCCAAGAAGGCCACCGCGAAGAAGGCCACCGCCAAGAAGGCGACTCCGGCGAAGACCACCGCCGCGAAGAAGACCACGGCCAAGAAGACGACCGGGACGGCGAAGAAGACGTCCGCGGCCGCGAAGAAGGCGACCCCGGCCAAGAAGGTCACGGCCACCGCCAAGAAGACCGCGCCCGCCAAGAAGGCCACGGCGAAGAAGGCGCCCGCGAAGAAGACCACGGCGCGCACGACCACGGCCAAGAAGGCCACCGCACGCAAGAAGTGA